A single Watersipora subatra chromosome 7, tzWatSuba1.1, whole genome shotgun sequence DNA region contains:
- the LOC137401078 gene encoding beta-1,3-galactosyltransferase 5-like isoform X2: MLNGTACYQEKRSKRMRIHKHKLSVISQPSTQKHRQIYRETVLSPITNQCLTDIKYAFVIGRVDNDEMQNRLDKESEEHGDILQGNFTDSYENLTIKSIFLVRWTALKCPQAKFLLKLDDDVFTILDDVRYFFKHETLASYSISGSVFKNAKPVRDPTNKWHAGDYTGTIYPTYVSGTAYIISSDLLKPISIVAMKVPFLRLEDIFITGLSAAATNLSVQYYQVPGFSYVPRAIGAVDFHYTKSIHGVNSAQLKTLHNRLKRERIGSCV, encoded by the coding sequence CAGTGATTAGCCAACCATCTACCCAAAAGCACCGACAAATTTACAGAGAGACCGTCCTGTCACCCATAACAAATCAATGTCTAACTGATATCAAGTATGCTTTCGTCATCGGGAGAGTCGACAATGATGAAATGCAGAATCGACTAGACAAGGAAAGTGAAGAGCATGGCGACATACTGCAAGGCAACTTCACAGACTCTTACGAGAATCTAACGATCAAATCGATCTTCTTAGTACGATGGACAGCTCTCAAGTGCCCGCAGGCTAAATTTCTTCTCAAATTAGATGACGATGTTTTCACAATTCTAGATGATGTCAGATATTTTTTTAAGCACGAAACTTTAGCAAGCTATAGTATATCTGGGTCGGTATTCAAAAACGCTAAACCAGTACGTGACCCAACGAATAAGTGGCATGCCGGAGACTACACTGGCACCATCTATCCTACATATGTCAGCGGAACTGCGTATATAATCTCATCCGACCTTCTAAAACCTATATCGATTGTGGCCATGAAGGTTCCATTTTTGAGGCTCGAAGATATCTTCATCACTGGATTGTCAGCTGCAGCCACCAATCTCTCAGTTCAATATTATCAAGTACCTGGATTCTCTTATGTTCCTCGAGCTATCGGGGCTGTTGATTTTCATTATACTAAATCTATACACGGTGTAAATAGTGCACAGCTAAAAACTCTTCATAACAGATTAAAACGTGAAAGAATTGGCAGCTGCGTTTAG